Part of the Mycolicibacterium thermoresistibile genome, CGGCCGGACGCTCGTACGGAATGCCCAGCATGTCGCGGATGATCCAGTGGTGCGACGGGCCGACCCCCAGCGCCAGCCGGCCGCCGCTGCCGGCATGGACCGACAGCGCCTGGCGGGCCAGCGCGATCGGATGCTGCGCCTGCAGCGGAACCACCGCGGTACCCAGCTCGATCCGGTCGGTCCGGGTGGCCATCAACGCCACCATGGTCAGTGCGTCGAAATCGTTGGGTACCTGCGGCATCCACGCGGTGTCGAACCCGGCGGACTCGGCCCACTCGATGTCCTCGAGGAACTTGCGGACCTTGCGGGCCATGTCGCCGCGCTCGGCCCCGATCATCACTCCGACGCGCATATCAGCCTTTCACCTTCACATTCCATTGCGCCGGGCGAAATCCACGGCGAACACCAGGCCACGGCGGTCACACGTCCGCGGCAGCACCGGTCAGCTTCCGGACCTCGGTCACCAGAACGTCCAGCGGCGTACCCGTCGGAAACACCGCAGCCGCACCCACTTCCTGCAGTTTCGGCACGTCCTGCTGCGGAATCGTGCCACCGACGACCACCGCGATGTCACCGGCGTCGGCGGCCCGTAACGCCTCCACTGTCCGCCTGGTCAGGGCCAGGTGGGCACCGGAGAGGATGGACAACCCCACCAGCGCGACGTCCTCCTGCAACGCGATCGAGACGATGTCCTCGATCCGCTGCCGAATCCCGGTGTAGATCACCTCGAAACCGGCGTCCCGCAGAGTCCGGGCGACGATCTTCGCGCCGCGATCGTGGCCGTCCAGACCGGGCTTGGCCACCAGAACGCGGATCGGGCTGTCCGGCGCGCCCACTCAGAACACCACCGGTTGTTGGAACTCGCCCCACACCTTCTTCAGTGCAGTCACCATCTCTCCCACCGTGCAGTAGGCATTGGCACAGTCGATCAGTTTGGGCATCAGATTCTCGGTGCCCTCGGCCGCCCGCGACAGTTCGGCCAGCGCGGCCTGCACCGCGCCGGCGTCGCGCTCCGCCTTGACCTTGGTCAGCCGCTTCAGCTGCAGATCACGACCCTCCGCGTCGAGTTCGTAGGTCGAGATCTGCGGCGGCGGCTCGTCGGAGACGAACCGGTTGACACCGACGACAGGCCGCTCCCCGGACTCGATCTCCCGGTGGACCCGGTACGCCTCATCGGCGATCAGGCCCTGCAGATACCCGTCCTCGATGGCGCGCACCATGCCGCCGTGCGCCTCGAGGTCCGCCATGATCTCGATGATCTTCTCCTCGGTGGCGTCGGTGAGCGCCTCGACGAAGTACGAGCCGCCGAGCGGGTCGGCCACCTTGGCCACCCCGGTCTCGTACGCCAGGATCTGCTGGGTGCGCAGCGCCATCGTCGCCGACTCCTCGCTGGGCAGCGCGAACGGCTCGTCCCAGGCGGCGGTGAACATCGACTGCACACCGCCGAGCACCGATGCCAGCGCCTCATAGGCCACCCGGATCAGGTTGTTCTGCGCCTGCGGTGCGTACAGCGAGGCGCCGCCGGACACACACCCGAACCGGAACATCGCGGCCTTGTCGGTCTCGGCGCCGTAGCGTTCCCGCACGATCGTCGCCCAGCGGCGGCGGCCGGCCCGGTACTTGGCGATCTCCTCGAAGAAGTCGCCGTGGGTGTAGAAGAAGAACGAGATCTGCGGTGCGAACTGGTCGATGGTCATCCGGCCGCGCTCGATGACGGTGTCGCAGTAGGTGACCCCGTCAGCCAGGGTGAAGGCCATCTCCTGCACGGCGTTGGCGCCGGCGTCGCGGAAGTGCGCCCCCGCCACCGAGATCGCGTTGAACTTCGGCACCTCTTCCGCACAGAACTCGATGGTGTCGGCGATCAGCCGCAGCGACGGTTCCGGCGGCCAGATCCAGGTGCCGCGCGACGCGTACTCCTTGAGGATGTCGTTCTGGATGGTGCCGGTCAGCTTGGCACGCGGCACCCCGGTCTTCTCCGCGGCGGCGACATAGAAGGCCAGCAGGATGGCCGCGGTGCCGTTGATGGTGAAGCTGGTGCTGATCTTGTCCAGCGGAATCCCGTCGAACAGGATCTCGGCGTCGGCCAGGGTGTCTACCGCCACGCCGACCCGCCCCACTTCTTCGCCGTACTCGGGGTCGTCGGAGTCGTATCCACACTGTGTGGGCAGGTCGAGCGCCACCGACAGGCCGGTGCCGCCCTGCTCCAGCAGGTA contains:
- a CDS encoding cobalamin B12-binding domain-containing protein, encoding MGAPDSPIRVLVAKPGLDGHDRGAKIVARTLRDAGFEVIYTGIRQRIEDIVSIALQEDVALVGLSILSGAHLALTRRTVEALRAADAGDIAVVVGGTIPQQDVPKLQEVGAAAVFPTGTPLDVLVTEVRKLTGAAADV
- a CDS encoding methylmalonyl-CoA mutase family protein yields the protein MSDPVQTSSGIPLQPVYGPDDRPHEPPPPGTYPFTRGNFASGYRGKLWTFRQYSGFGTAEESNRRYRYLLEQGGTGLSVALDLPTQCGYDSDDPEYGEEVGRVGVAVDTLADAEILFDGIPLDKISTSFTINGTAAILLAFYVAAAEKTGVPRAKLTGTIQNDILKEYASRGTWIWPPEPSLRLIADTIEFCAEEVPKFNAISVAGAHFRDAGANAVQEMAFTLADGVTYCDTVIERGRMTIDQFAPQISFFFYTHGDFFEEIAKYRAGRRRWATIVRERYGAETDKAAMFRFGCVSGGASLYAPQAQNNLIRVAYEALASVLGGVQSMFTAAWDEPFALPSEESATMALRTQQILAYETGVAKVADPLGGSYFVEALTDATEEKIIEIMADLEAHGGMVRAIEDGYLQGLIADEAYRVHREIESGERPVVGVNRFVSDEPPPQISTYELDAEGRDLQLKRLTKVKAERDAGAVQAALAELSRAAEGTENLMPKLIDCANAYCTVGEMVTALKKVWGEFQQPVVF